GAACCAGACAATCTGCCCGTTTCATTGGCCACTATCCTTACTAAAATCATGATGGAGGAACCGTACAACGCAGATGAAGGCATCCTTCATCATGCGGAAGGTGTGGATCTTATGCCGGGCAATATAGAACTGTCTGCCATTGAGGTTTCACTGGTTAATACCATGAGTCGTGAAACAGTACTTCGCACATATATCAATACGGTAAAAGACAAATATGATTATGTGCTGATTGATTGTATGCCGAGTTTGGGCATGTTGACAATCAATGCTCTTGCTGCAGCAGACAGCGTTATTATTCCCGTACAGGCTCATTACCTGCCAGCCAAAGGAATGACACAGCTTCTACAGACTATTGCCAGGGTAAGGCGGCAAATCAATCCAAATCTGACTATCGACGGCGTTCTGCTCACAATGGTAGATAATCGTACCAACTTTGCAAAAGATATTTCCTTTATTTTACGGCGGGACTACGGCGACAAGTTACGAGTGTTCCAAACGGAAATTCCCTTATCAATCCGGGCAGCTGAAACGAGTGCCGAGGGGAAAAGCATCTATATGCATGATCCACACGGTATTGCTGCTAAAGCTTATCAGGCCTTTACAAAGGAGGTGCAGAACATTGGCAAAGAGCAACACAAGAGACAGTATAAAACTGACATCAGTAGATGACCTGTTTTCCACGGAGGAAAGCCGCGTAGATAGTCAACGTGAAAAAGTGTTGGAAATACCTCTGTCGGAAATCAGTGATTTTCCTAATCATCCTTTTAAGGTAAAGGCGGACGAAGCTATGCTGGAGATGGCTGATAGCGTAAAACAGTATGGAGTATTAGTTCCCGGTCTTGTGCGACCAAAGGCAGACGGTGGCTATGAAATGGTAGCCGGACACCGGCGCAAAAAGGCAAGTGAGCTTGCAGGCCGTGAAACCATGCCGTGTATTGTCCGGAACCTGAATGATG
Above is a genomic segment from Clostridiaceae bacterium containing:
- a CDS encoding ParA family protein: MSKVIALANQKGGTGKTTTTVNLGIGLAAQGKKVLLVDADAQGNLTDSLGYQEPDNLPVSLATILTKIMMEEPYNADEGILHHAEGVDLMPGNIELSAIEVSLVNTMSRETVLRTYINTVKDKYDYVLIDCMPSLGMLTINALAAADSVIIPVQAHYLPAKGMTQLLQTIARVRRQINPNLTIDGVLLTMVDNRTNFAKDISFILRRDYGDKLRVFQTEIPLSIRAAETSAEGKSIYMHDPHGIAAKAYQAFTKEVQNIGKEQHKRQYKTDISR